From a region of the Podarcis muralis chromosome 16, rPodMur119.hap1.1, whole genome shotgun sequence genome:
- the GNG3 gene encoding guanine nucleotide-binding protein G(I)/G(S)/G(O) subunit gamma-3 translates to MKGETPVNSTMSIGQARKMVEQLKIEASMCRIKVSKAAADLMTYCDAHACEDPLITPVPTSENPFREKKFFCALL, encoded by the exons ATGAAGGGCGAAACTCCAGTAAACAGCACTATGAGTATTGGGCAGGCCCGGAAGATGGTGGAGCAACTGAAGATTGAGGCCAGCATGTGCAGGATAAAG GTCTCCAAGGCTGCTGCAGACCTGATGACTTACTGCGATGCCCACGCCTGCGAGGACCCCCTCATCACCCCTGTGCCCACCTCCGAAAACCCGTTCCGAGAGAAAAAGTTCTTCTGTGCCCTCCTCTGA